The nucleotide window CGCGTGGCCCATCCCGGCTCGCGCGTGATCGTGGTGCTCGGGATGATGCGCGACAAGGACTTGGCCGGGTTCTGCGGGCTCTTGGCGCCCCTGGCCGACGAGCTGGTCCTGACCCAGGCGCAACTGACCCGCGCGGCGTCCGTCCATGAGCTGGCGTCGGTTCTCGGCGAGCGGGCGGCCGGCGCGCACCTGGCTCCGCATCCGGCCGAGGCTCTGGCTCTGGCCAGGCGGTTGGCCGTCACCGACGACCTGATCTGCGTCACGGGGTCCCTGATGCTGGTGGGCGACGTCAAGGCCCTTCTGCGCGGCTGCGGCCTGTCTCCCATCCGGGGTTGAGGATGGGCGATCGCTGCCGCCGTTCGGTCCTGCCGCTGCGCCTGTCCTGCCTCGCACTTGCGGCGATGGTCGCGGTCGGGACCGGCTGGGCCGCCCCGGCGGGGCCCTCCGATTCCAAACAAGCCCTCTCAACCCAGAACATCCAGACCCAGCCGATCCAGGCGTTCGCCGATCAGCTGACCTATCAAAACGATACCGAGGTTTACGAGGCCGTCGGATCGGTGGTGATCCTCCAAGGCATGATGCGGCTGACCGCGGACCGGGTCTGGATCAGTATGTTGTCCGGCAAGCTCACGGCTAAGGGACACGCGCACCTGACGGACCCGACGTCCGAACTCAAGGCCGAGCAGTTGGATCTGGACATCAATACGGACGCGGGCCTGATCGTCGACGGAACCCTCTATATGAAGGACTCCAATACCTTGGTGACCGGTCGTCTGCTGCAACGATTCTCCGAAGACCATTACCGGGCCAAGGAAGGTTCGTTCACGAACTGCGACGCCAAGAACGGCGAAATTCCGGCCTGGCGGTTTACGTTCAAGGACATGGATCTGAATGCGGGACAGAGTTTTTACGGCAAGGACCTGTGGTTCTGCGTCAACGACGTGCCGTTGGTGCCGCTGCCGGCCCTGACCTATCCCGTCCAAACGGCGCGTAAAAGCGGCGCGCTGGTGCCGGAGCTCGGCTACGACAACAAGTTCGGCGCGCATTACCGACAGAGCTTTTTCTGGGCGATCTCGCCCAGCCAGGACCTCCTGGTGACGCCGGACTATCTGAGTCAGCGGGGGTCCGGCGGCGACCTGGAGTACAAGTATATTCTGAACCGTCAATCCCGCGGCCAGTGGCTGCTCAGCTTTATCCAGGATAATGTGACCCACACGTCGCGCGCGCAAGCCATCGGGACACACGCCCAGCAATTCAACGACGACCTCTCGCTGCATATCAAGTCGAGCTTGCTGTCCGACCGGACCATTCTGAACAACCTCAGCAACTCCGGAACGTTGCGGGCCGCGCCCAGCCAGGAATCGGATTTCACCCTCAACCAGCGGTATTCGCTCGGCAACATCTACTTGTTGGGTCAGTTCCTGCAGCCGGTCGGCGCCGGCAGTCCGAATACGTTCCAACGGCTGCCGGAGATCGGGTTCAATCTGTTCAACGTGGCGCCTCTCGACGGGCCGGCGCTCCTGGGCATGGAGAACACGTTCGTCAACTTTTACCGCGATCAGGGATTTCAGTTGAATCGGGTCGACCTCATGCCC belongs to Nitrospirota bacterium and includes:
- a CDS encoding LPS-assembly protein LptD → MVAVGTGWAAPAGPSDSKQALSTQNIQTQPIQAFADQLTYQNDTEVYEAVGSVVILQGMMRLTADRVWISMLSGKLTAKGHAHLTDPTSELKAEQLDLDINTDAGLIVDGTLYMKDSNTLVTGRLLQRFSEDHYRAKEGSFTNCDAKNGEIPAWRFTFKDMDLNAGQSFYGKDLWFCVNDVPLVPLPALTYPVQTARKSGALVPELGYDNKFGAHYRQSFFWAISPSQDLLVTPDYLSQRGSGGDLEYKYILNRQSRGQWLLSFIQDNVTHTSRAQAIGTHAQQFNDDLSLHIKSSLLSDRTILNNLSNSGTLRAAPSQESDFTLNQRYSLGNIYLLGQFLQPVGAGSPNTFQRLPEIGFNLFNVAPLDGPALLGMENTFVNFYRDQGFQLNRVDLMPTLSTDVINVGHVVGITPQLKLREVYYTRGVTTEKTVHRETFWASLDATSRLSRNFAKEGGKSLVHTIEPDIIYEYVPPSDQSQIVQIDAVDDLPKKNLLTYSLRSRLLEMGADGNNSNWLDLTLAQSYHVGSTQNQARLFPFSNSPLFASTSQPLQPTMVAVQGKKFSDLWLRGVVGNNVGTPALMNPMSLTVDAFFDPYRMDLSQWNTDVRYQDRDQWYVELGQRYTNEGNRVRRGDIWNPISFNEVYAPTQAVHYATGTVAFRAPLGWTLGAKTYYDMKSGQRPETDLVGVYQNPCKCWSLGLFYIQFPDRVQYNFLISLTGIGATEGFGTQLMKAILNPLLKDEKGLPWPTSPTRRSSSSGVSQQGQPGQPGLGRF